The genomic stretch TTAATACTGAATGAATTGGACCTTACTTGCAAGGTTGTCATGAAATTCATATGCCTTGTGTCAATTGTCTATATTTAAACAAAAGTAGTGATTAATGTCTATAAACACTAAAGTTAAATATTgaaataatcaataattcaatgCCTTGGGGATCTGGGCAATACCAATGGCAAGAAGGCTTCACCATTCGGCAAGTTCCAATGCATCCATTGCATCTAGTTCATTACATCTCCCTTCCTGCACACCAGCAAAACCCTGCATGTAAACATTAAACAAGGAGACTTAGAACATCTTACTATCCATCGTCGCATCTCACATTACATAACATAAATTAGCTAAACGAATAAAGAGGATATGCTCCATTCAATGCAAACCTTCTGGTTCCATTCATACGAAGGCTGCTGAATCAAGCTGCCGCATTGCCCCTCCGAAAGTGAACAGACTCGAACCTCGTAATGAGATATGATACTTTGATGCCTGGAACCAGCATCTTCATCTGCGGTCCAACCATGCTCGCCATCGTAGGATGCACCTGTTATCTCATGCCATGCCGTGTTCTTTGGGCTGGAATTGCATGTCCTCCTATTGTGCCCATCTCTTGACCTACAAATTTGACAAGCAATTGCATTCGTcattagacaaaaaaaaagtgcaaGCAAATTTCATGCCAGCTCAGGGGCGACATTAGCATGCTCTCTCGTTTGCTCACAAAAAATGTGACAATAGCATATGTTACACACCCACAGTTTCCACACTTTTTATTGCTCAGTCTGCCTTTTTCTTTCGTCTGGTGATCGCCCTTTGCTCTACAAATCAAAGGATCAAGCACTCCAAATTTGCAGCCCCGTTGCCCACCTGCTTCGTGCTTTAACAGGGTAGCTGCATCTGTTGCCTTCGCCATACACAATGATCTTGCATGGTTTGTCTCCCTATGAATCACTCCCATGGCAAGCTTGAATCCCGCAGATGATTTGGCAGCATAGTAGCACCAACTATTACATGCTCCAACCAGTGCAGCATACCTGCCCATCTCTAGGTTTTCCGTATCGGGAGGCTGTCCTTCCCAATCTCCTCCAATGCTATCCCTTGCTATGCGACTCCACCTTTTCATTATACAACTATCTGGAATTTTTCTCATTCCCTCGAACACCATTATCCTAAACATATGGCCACACGGTAGGCCTAGACTCTCCATCCTCATGCACGAGTACCTCATCTCTCCACTATGCCTATTGTACTGCACCCTCCACTCTGAACCGCTGTAAGAATGTGAAATCATGTGGACACATTGAACACCATCATCAATGCCATCGACTCGGTAGTATATTCCCTGGCTCTTCAATTGCTCTCTAACCATCAAGAAGATTCGTCTACTAAAAACTTCCGCTGCATGGTTCTCTAAACAATGTAGTTCCGTAATTGGCAGCAGGGTTGTATGTTGGGTATTAGTTTCGTTCCGAGCCTCCTCAGTCCTTAGCCAGGAAATTGCCAAATCAAACGCTCGAACAAATTCAAAAAGTTTAAACTCTGGCTTTAAGTACATTTTCAATACATCATTCATCTTCTCGCATCGCTGAGTGCTGCGCATACCAGCAAAGAAGTTGCCCCTCAAGTATGCAACTGCCCATTGCTCTTTCTTcttatgaatttttttaaccCATTCATTGTTCCCCAGATGAAGTTTGCTTACCATGCTAGCCCACTCAAACTCAAATTGGTCCTGTGAGCAATTCATGAACATGCATGTCTTGAAGGCCTGGAGAAATTGTTTGTTACCCACGTATTGGCCTGCATTTTTTTCTATATGCCAACTGTACAGACGGTGAGCCGCGTTTGGAAGCACCTTCTTTATAGCTTTCTTCATTGCCTTGTCACCGTCAGTGACAATTGAAACTGGCTCCTTCCCGCCCATGCACTCAACAAACTTTTCAATACCCAATCATAACTCTCTTCATTTTCGTCAGCGATCAAAGCACATGCAAATATTGCTGTTGAGTAGTGGTTGTTCACCCCACATAGTACCACCAGTGGCATCTTATAAGACTGTGTCCTGTACGTGGAGTCGAACACCAGTACATCCCCATAGCACTTGAAATCCATCCGAGACCATGAATCAGCCCACAACAGCCGTGTCAATCGTCCTTGGCTATCACAACAGTATTCGTAATAGTAATTGTTGTCCGTCTCTTTCTTTGCAGCCAGGCGCCCAATAGCCCTTTCTGCATCTCCATCAGCTATCTCTCTCAACTTCTCGCAATTCATCTTATTATACAAATCTTTTATAAGGAAGGGCACATTCTGATATCCTCCGACTTGCAACACAAAAAGCTTCATTATTTGACTTGTTCTAATGCCGGCTCGTCGAAATGTATGCGCTTGAGCATAATCGCTATCTGCCACCTTCCTGTGCGACCTCATGAAAGGAATGCTTGCATGATTGCCCAACTGATGGTTGTGTTCCTTCGCAAAGCAAGACACTATGTACTTCCCTTCATTATCATCCAATCTTATTTTCAGGCAAGCTCCACAGTTCACCCGTGTTACAGCTTTTGCCTCTCTTTTCCGATCATTCCGGAGAATGTGTTTCTCATCCCGCTCGCCCTCCCTACTACACACCCAAGACCTATACCTCACAGTCGTGCTGTCCTCCGGGTCTTTTTTCGCATACCCCCTCCTTATGCTGAACCCCGTGGCCCTACCATATATGTTATAGAAACATTCAGCATCCTCAATGGTATCAAACTTCATAGTCATCAGGTCTATCTCTTGCTGATCATCCACGTTCTCGGCATCTATTGCACCTCCGTTAACCATATTATTCATTTTTTCGTCTGCTTTGCTGTCCTCGACTCCCATTTCCCCGCACATCCACTTCCAAGCTACGATGTCATCTTCACAATATGCATATGCATTCAGATCAAAATTATGTCCCTTCCCTTTGCGGTGGCCATTTTCATCCATATCTTGCTCTATCCTGTTACACAAAGACATTCACACCATTATCATGCAAGTGTTCCCCTCATTTATTTCTGCTCCCCCATGCACATTTCACAAACCAAACATTTTCAAAGCATGTACTTCGATTTTCTTCTTTCTGCCCTATCCTTAAACTAGTAACCCATTTCGGCTACACAGAACCTACTTTTTACCCAAAACTATAGTTCATCTACTGCTCACATTCAGCCAGTGTAACTCCCAATCCTATTTTCATGCTGTCTTTAAACTTTCGCTACCTTTTTATCTCGTTCCGCCTAATTTTATACTATGTTCATAGCCGGTCTAACATTTCCCATTATCACATGCTGCCTATTTGCTTTCTCAGAGCTATTCTCATCCTTTTCTATAACATTGTCCTCATCCTAAACTATGTTGTTTCCTCAACAAGACATACATTTCTCACACATACACTACGCACACACGTCTGCCACATACATATCACATATTTACAAACATTCTCAATACTTTTACGTACCTATTATTTCGGACCTCGCCGTTTCTCTGTCTGGCGAGAAACAAACCTTTTTTAACCAACTTTTGTGCCCAACTTCTTCGTTTGCACTTACTTCATTGTCCTCTTCATTGTTGCCTTTCCCCTCCCTGTCCCCttcctctcttcttttctccccGCTCAGCTTATTTTGgtcctttcttttttgttgcCAACTACTTCCACCCGACTTCACTACTCTCTGTTCTTCCAACCTTCTTTAATGCCTCACCTTCCTCTTTCCCCCTTCTCAGACACTTTATAATTCTCCTCACGCTGCTCCCTTCTTTATTATCCCCCTCCCCCTATCACCCTATTTATTTTCGTTCCTGCGTTGGACTGCATTCTATTACAATGACATGATGTTTTGAACAGTTGTACAACTTGCCAGTCTTCTCGCGGGTCATTCCATTTTGAATTCAACTTTTTGTTACGTCATGTTAGCCTCCGGTTTGGAACCGACTGTTTCACAAAaaccatttttatttttcacttcTTCTCTCTCCAACCAAAACAACCTCGATGTATGCGTGCCTTGCTGTCGCTTTCTCGTTTCATCTCCCTACCAAGGGCGTTGACTCAATTCTCCATAACATACTACTCCCATGACCTAAAGGTCTTGGCGTGGTTACCAAGCAAAAATTCCACCATGGATGGGACTAATGGTCTATGGCCAACCCTTCAAAAAATAACCGATGTAGGAaactttcaattttcaattattTCACTATATATACCCTTTGATTAGCACAATGTGAAAAGTAGAAGGACTATTACAAAACTAGACATGAGAAACCACATTCAACGAGTTAGAAAGATgataaaacataaattaaaattttatttacttttcgtTTAAAcattttttgcttttattttcaattttacaTGCTAAACATGCAAGTATACTAGCTCATTGTTTTACCATGACAGATGCAATGAAAGTAGAAACTGTGAGGAAAGCTGCTTTCGTTACTACAACATTAAGGACTAGTGGAGTGGTATTTTGGACAAAAgaattaataatattattatacaAGCAATTAGGAAATGTGTATCAGTCCAAAAatagttttccaaaagaaattttgCATTTTATATGCTTAACCTGTCTATTCTGTCTAGTTTTCTGATCATGTGTACCAGTTCAAcgacaaaaaagaagaaaaataaacatatgttcAACAGAAATCAAAGTTAACATATTGCAATTTGTATTATAAAAATATTCCATAGGAGTCAGTACTGATAGATTATGTGCTTAACTACTTATGTTTTACATGGAAAATTAAGATGGGTACCTTTTTCTATTATAGATATTCAACTAGCTAATTATTCAATTattcaatgtatatatatatatatatatatatagtcaaCAGAAATTTCTGCAAAGTTGGATGTCGTGTTCATTAGATAAAACTTATTAGGTGGAATTGTAAGAAAATTAAAAGTACTATAATTCCCTAACCTTAAGAATACCAAGTATGCTAActaattgctttttctttttctttttttttcagtttatAAACCAGTCACTAGGAAAATTTTTAGTATAGTAGTTTGATTCCTTTATAGAAACCAAACAACTCCTAAATTTTGTGCAGAATAAAGTTAGTTGAGTCCTAATTTATTAATAATTGAATCGAACCTTGAAAAATTATAGTATTCAACTTGCTATTTTCAAGCAATTGCAATTCATATCCCTAAAATGTGATCAAACAGTGATGATTAGCCACATTTTAGAGCACCTAAGAAAAATCATCTTTGATTTCTTAGGTTGATTTTTATCTTACCAAAAGATCACACCGCATCAAACAATAGCAAATACccaaaggaaaaatgaaaaaaaaaaaatctttaacaCATTTAACACTTTAATGTCTTGAAGACAGCCACAGGCATGCATATTACATGCATACAAACTTTTACCCctttttttgttggtttttctTTTATATTGACAACATTATGCTTCACTAGTCATGTATATTATTTTAACATTTCTAGTCttactttaaaatataaaattaaggATAAATTACATTAACCTCCGCTCTACTTTTATCAAAGTTAAAGACCTTTCTTGAATTTAGAATTATAAGAATCTTCCATCTTATTTGTGAGAAAACATAAGAAATTGTCCCTACTCTTAATAAAGAGAGAGAAATAAGTATTTTTGTCATAAATTCACTTCACTGTATCCAAAATGCCCTTACAATGATATAAATAATtatttccaaaagaaaataaaaagaataggATGTGTTAGAATTTCTTTtcatcaaaatttataattgaAAAGGATTGATGACATTGTATGTACAGCTGTAAAAGTTGGCCCtccatcaattttatcttttaattttcaattaaGTTATTGTATTTTTAATGTAGGTATacattagtttttctttttttttcccctttttgtgCATTAACCTGGCATTAAGTTATATCTTGATTCCATATCTCATATCCATGTATATATGACTTGAGATTTCACTAGATTAAAGGATTTGACAAGTGTATAGTTTGGAGACATCTAATTTTCATTTTAATCCATTTTATTATAGAAATAGGTACATGTACATACCTTTTTATTTTGATTGGTAAAAATAAAAAGGTTGAAACAATAAATAATATAGGTCTTCAATTTCCATGAATAAATCTctcttttctactttttcttccttttacgAGAGAATTAtaactttttctcctttttgctTAATATAAAGAACGtgaacaagaaaaataaagagtAAACTTTTAAAGTCAAAATTATCATAACTATTAGGTGGATGAAAGTAATGATAAGGGAGGTCATATTATTTGGAAATAAAGAGGGCATGATTCTAACTTttgctagaacttgaagagagGTTAGCGTAATCTACCCTAAACTAATATTCAATGCATAGTTTGTACtagaatttaaaaaattttcaattgcaaaCTTCCTAAGCCTAAGTCGAAGCCATTATTAGTAAAGATGTCATGATAACGATATCAATgtataaaattacaaaattaacTATTTTAACTAAGTAATTGTGAATCATTTATGAAATTCCATTCCTTTGTAGTTAGTTCTTTTGGAAAGCAAGAATGAAGCAATGGAGAGAACTCTGACAGTTAAAATAGTAACTATAAATATACTTTGTACTCAAATTTGTACATAATAAATGATAAATGTAGGAAAATTTTatgattcctttttttttttggtagtagGGAAAGGGAGGGGTTTACAAAACAGGGAGGGagaaggaggaagaaaaagattgtACATTTTAGCCATGTCTAAAAGATTGTACATTTTAGCCATGTCTAAAGTACATATCTTGTATGGTAGTTACCACAAATGCTCATAATTGATattgaaaattttacaaatGTTTAAATGCACTTCAATTAAATTCTTTtgttatataaaaatataaactaAAAATCCATACCATTTTGTTTCATGATGCTTACAAACACTCAAGTTGTAAAGAAAATAATGGTCCTATTTAGATGGTAAGTTTCTTGGGTGCTTATATAAAACTTTTAGTATAACTTACTGTAGAAATTGTAAAAAAACTTTTGTAGATTTGAGGTTTGGAGAAAAtgttctttttttatttatttttcttttccttttcttcttcttcttcttaccTTCCTCCCTCCTTCCCCACTGCTAGCTGCCAACTGCACCACTGTTGACAGTCGTCACCACCTCACCCTTCTTGTTTTTTTAATCTCTTTCCTCttcctttccttcttcttttcctcctcATTCCCTTCTTCTCTTCCCTCCTCTTCCTCCCTTCCTTCTCTTCCTCCCTCTCTTCCTCTCCtgtttctcctcctcctcctctctccctccctctttGGTTGCACTACTAGTTGTATGGAGTatggaaaaaaggaaagaaaaaaatgggaGACATTGGTGCCAACACTGGTGCTGGCTGACAATAGAGATGAAGGTAGggggagaaaaaagaagaaaaaatttgtgtaattttttgggtattttgaaatgtgtattttaaaaattttgaggggttttttgatatttttatagctaaatttgtcaaaaaaaatagTAGATGAAAAACTAAGAGAAAAACTCAGCTGCCAAATAGGGCCCATATCATTGGTTGTTTGCAATATTTAGACTTATGCCTCTTGTATAAGGCTGCAATCGAATCCAATCGAGTTTGAGTAATACACTACTCGTGCCCTGCTCAAGTAAAAATACTTCATTTTGAGCTCGAACTTGAACTCGTCGAGTTCTTCAAAATTGAGATCGAACTCGACCTTAAGCTTATTTTACTTTACTTGAGGTCAAGCTCAATCTCAACCAAATTAAGCTCAATGAAGCTCAAATAAGTCTAATCGAATTCAATTGAGTTTTCAAGCTAAATTTTTAGtaaatttcataattttataataaataattaaaatggTATTATAGATATACTACTCAAAAGGCTCAATGAGTACTCgagttttaattttttctacTCAAACTCGACTCAAACTCAGTCAATATTGAGTTCAAATCGAACCTTTGACCAAGCTACTCACAAATTCGAGTCgagtatttttattaatttacactcctacctttttatttttggagaaaattttgGGTTGATGACAAGGAGTTTGGTCCTTTATAATGAAAAACTCTatcaaaagtttttaaaattctccaaaaattttgaagcaaatatcaaaatatataaaagaTGGAGCTAGGATGATTAATTAACTTCCCAATTTTGGAGAAATTGCatatttgatttgaaaaaattcatGATTTTCATGATTTGGAATGCCTTCACTATGTTTATGGTGTTACTAAATTAGGAAAGTGTATCGTGTTAAGTAAAGTAGATTGTGTGTGAAAGTGCATAGTTgataattttcttcactttcatTTGAATATGAAAGTTATGGGATAAGCAAGCTTATGTTTGTGCAATTTACTCTTTAATTATTCTCCTAATTTCTTTGCTTGCTTATTAAGAGGGGatatgttgatcttgatccctatcttttgatgtttacaaaacaaatggatgatactaatatctctccaagaaatattttcagttatgaagttatatgattccatgaacaagtgctattgaaagaagacaaaggttgttgaaagctgtcggacgctcaaaaagattgcatcggacgtccgacaaccattgagtatcttcggacgcagaaaaccagcctaccggacgtcctaaggaattgaagaaaattctcagttttacatcataccttcggacgcagaaaaccagcctaccggacgtccgaaagaattgaagaaaatctcttaaactctcTGCCTGCTGttggacgcataaaacagggctatcggacgtccgacactgccaacggatagttgactgttcagctactttctatccgttggaagcatttatttatgaggcactttcttggctctatataaatagtggttggtcagatatttcaaataacttttgcacactaaagatacaaaagatctagagtgattttagtgagaaaatactcatcaaagaagatttgtagtcttagtggtgtgaggttcattgtaagtttttcatttgtgagtgaatctttcatgagtgtagctctgtgagggttgtcctgagggatagtaaaacgtcttggcttgaccgagtggtgttcggggcaaggaggaggtgaaccttcatttgtacgcaagagtgattgtaattcatcaatttgaagaagcttatttgaattaatctacaagctcaagaggagctgtgtagttaattggtttgcaattctttctcttttatttacttattgttatattgcgatattttaattgcttatcgattggcttttcgattggttgtcttcgatccttacaggaTATCATTTTATGTTAGTTCACAAAAAATAAGTGAATAAATGTGATTTTCTAATTCTTAGAACTCTTGTCCCGAGTAATTGGGAGTTTTTATTTAGAAGTGTCAACTTTTGCATTATAAAGTACATGAGTTGAGTAATTATTAAGTATTCGGCAATCTTCACCTAAAATTGTTGATTATCACGTCAAAAGGCAATATCCCAAAGGAATTATGGAATGTATATAGTTGGGAACACCTCCACAAGTATTTGCTTTTATAGTAGGAATTTGGAGAATAATTTCAGGCATATTGCATCACACATAGTTATGTGAGTTACTCACTTGTGTAGTTGAGTGAAGGTGAAGAGATGAGTCAAATGTGTTACTTTTGCTGTACAAATAACTTTTGCTTATCTTGGTATATGAGTGCTtgtgaaaaattggaaaagtttgGAAGGATATTCCTTGTGTTTTAAAGAGTGAATTTGAATGAGAAAAtgtgtatatttatatatcttGAATCTTTGTTTGTGGTATTTATTGGATTGTTTGAGGACAAACAACGGTACAAGTAGGGGGAGTTGATAAGTGTGTTAAATGCACCATATTTTGTGGGTATTTTAAGGAATTTTCAACCATTTTGTGAAAGCTGATGTTGAAAAATCTTGATCAATGATCATGCTTTTGTCCCTCTTTTAGTGGGTTGGATGGTTAAATTTGTAGGAAAAGAGGCAAAAGGTATGAAGGAAGAATGATTACCAAGATTAATGATAGAAAAGAAGTGTTAATGGACAAGGAATTTCGAGATAGCGAAAGAAACTACATGAGTTGAAGTGGTTTCATCTCTCGATTCCAGTCAGATTGCTCTCTCCTTGACATTTCAAAAACAGAGTAAGAAACAGGCGACAAATCCTCATAAGTCTTCTGAGGATTTATCTCCCAATTCTCTAGCCAAATATTTTGTGCATCCTTTTTCTTGCACTTTCTTGTGTGAATGGAAGATTGATGGGACATTTTGGTGGcttgaaaataaaaaacaagtaacatcaaaaagaaaattttcatcatcTCAATACATCTAGATTCGATGGAACATCATTTCTTGACTTTTGTAGAAAACTCATATGAATTCATATCGAAGAGCATAATTATCTTTTGTCTTATAGAAGCCAATGGATGGTTATAAATAGGAGTAGTACTT from Coffea eugenioides isolate CCC68of chromosome 8, Ceug_1.0, whole genome shotgun sequence encodes the following:
- the LOC113780238 gene encoding protein FAR1-RELATED SEQUENCE 5-like, whose translation is MKKAIKKVLPNAAHRLYSWHIEKNAGQYVGNKQFLQAFKTCMFMNCSQDQFEFEWASMVSKLHLGNNEWVKKIHKKKEQWAVAYLRGNFFAGMRSTQRCEKMNDVLKMYLKPEFKLFEFVRAFDLAISWLRTEEARNETNTQHTTLLPITELHCLENHAAEVFSRRIFLMVREQLKSQGIYYRVDGIDDGVQCVHMISHSYSGSEWRVQYNRHSGEMRYSCMRMESLGLPCGHMFRIMVFEGMRKIPDSCIMKRWSRIARDSIGGDWEGQPPDTENLEMGRYAALVGACNSWCYYAAKSSAGFKLAMGVIHRETNHARSLCMAKATDAATLLKHEAGGQRGCKFGVLDPLICRAKGDHQTKEKGRLSNKKCGNCGSRDGHNRRTCNSSPKNTAWHEITGASYDGEHGWTADEDAGSRHQSIISHYEVRVCSLSEGQCGSLIQQPSYEWNQKGFAGVQEGRCNELDAMDALELAEW
- the LOC113780239 gene encoding protein FAR1-RELATED SEQUENCE 5-like; translation: MKRTMKIEQDMDENGHRKGKGHNFDLNAYAYCEDDIVAWKWMCGEMGVEDSKADEKMNNMVNGGAIDAENVDDQQEIDLMTMKFDTIEDAECFYNIYGRATGFSIRRGYAKKDPEDSTTVRYRSWVCSREGERDEKHILRNDRKREAKAVTRVNCGACLKIRLDDNEGKYIVSCFAKEHNHQLGNHASIPFMRSHRKVADSDYAQAHTFRRAGIRTSQIMKLFVLQVGGYQNVPFLIKDLYNKMNCEKLREIADGDAERAIGRLAAKKETDNNYYYEYCCDSQGRLTRLLWADSWSRMDFKCYGDVLVFDSTYRTQSYKMPLVVLCGVNNHYSTAIFACALIADENEESYDWVLKSLLSAWAGRSQFQLSLTVTRQ